In Vicugna pacos chromosome 27, VicPac4, whole genome shotgun sequence, one DNA window encodes the following:
- the ZSCAN2 gene encoding zinc finger and SCAN domain-containing protein 2 isoform X2, whose amino-acid sequence MRPLTRQGTRLGTVNSTRVYYAYFEIQSENGENSNQDIFEDVESREMFSEMPDGEGIQQSDWESDSERDCGSRGPRGPRGSASGEDSAEVPSQGREVGQLIGLQGTYLGEKPYECPQCGKTFSRKSHLITHERTHTGEKYYKCDECGKSFSDGSNFSRHQTTHTGEKPYKCRDCGKSFSRSANLITHQRIHTGEKPFQCAECGKSFSRSPNLIAHQRTHTGEKPYSCPECGKSFGNRSSLNTHQGIHTGEKPYECKECGESFSYNSNLIRHQRIHTGEKPYKCPDCGQRFSQSSALITHRRTHTGEKPYQCGECGKSFSRSSNLATHRRTHMVEKPYKCGECGKSFSQSSSLIAHQGMHTGEKPYECLTCGESFSWSSNLIKHQRIHTGEKPYKCSDCGKGFSQRSQLVVHQRTHTGEKPYKCLMCGKSFSRGSILVMHQRAHLGDKPYRCPECGKGFSWNSVLIIHQRIHTGEKPYKCPECGKGFSNSSNFITHQRTHMKEKLY is encoded by the coding sequence ATTTTGAGATCCAGAGTGAGAATGGGGAGAACTCTAACCAAGACATATTTGAGGACGTTGAATCACGTGAGATGTTCTCAGAAATGCCCGACGGGGAAGGCATTCAGCAGTCCGATTGGGAAAGTGACTCTGAGAGAGACTGCGGCTCCCGGGGGCCCCGGGGGCCCCGGGGAAGCGCCTCTGGTGAGGACTCTGCGGAGGTGCCGTCCCAGGGCAGGGAAGTGGGGCAGCTCATAGGCCTTCAGGGCACCTACCTGGGTGAGAAGCCCTATGAATGTCCCCAGTGTGGGAAGACCTTCAGCCGGAAATCCCACCTGATCACGCACGAGCGGACCCACACGGGAGAGAAGTACTACAAATGCGACGAATGCGGGAAAAGCTTCAGCGACGGTTCAAACTTCAGCAGACACCAAACTACGCACACCGGGGAGAAACCGTATAAATGCAGGGACTGTGGGAAAAGCTTCAGCCGGAGCGCCAACCTCATCACCCACCAGAGGATCCACACGGGGGAGAAACCCTTTCAGTGCGCCGAGTGTGGCAAGAGCTTCAGCAGGAGCCCCAACCTCATCGCCCACCAGCGGACGCACACGGGAGAGAAACCCTACTCCTGCCCCGAGTGCGGGAAGAGCTTCGGCAACCGGTCCAGCCTGAACACGCATCAGGGAATCCACACGGGAGAAAAGCCCTACGAATGTAAAGAATGCGGCGAGAGCTTTAGTTACAACTCCAACCTCATCAGACACCAGAGGATCCACACGGGAGAGAAGCCGTACAAGTGTCCGGACTGCGGGCAGCGGTTCAGTCAGAGCTCGGCCCTCATCACCCACCGCAGGACTCACACGGGGGAGAAGCCCTACCAGTGCGGCGAGTGCGGGAAGAGCTTCAGCCGCAGCTCCAACCTGGCCACGCACCGGCGGACCCACATGGTGGAGAAGCCCTACAAGTGCGGGGAGTGCGGGAAGAGCTTCAGCCAGAGCTCCAGCCTGATCGCCCACCAGGGGATGCACACCGGCGAGAAGCCCTACGAGTGCCTGACGTGCGGGGAGAGCTTCAGCTGGAGCTCCAACCTCATCAAGCACCAGAGGATCCACACGGGTGAGAAGCCCTACAAGTGCAGCGACTGTGGGAAGGGCTTCAGCCAGCGCTCGCAGCTGGTGGTGCACCAGAGGACCCACACGGGCGAGAAGCCCTACAAATGCCTCATGTGCGGCAAGAGCTTCAGCCGCGGCTCCATCCTGGTCATGCACCAGCGAGCCCACTTGGGAGACAAGCCGTACAGATGTCCCGAATGCGGGAAAGGCTTCAGCTGGAATTCAGTCCTCATCATACACCAGCGAATCCACACGGGGGAGAAGCCCTACAAATGCCCCGAGTGTGGCAAAGGCTTCAGCAATAGCTCCAATTTTATCACCCATCAGAGAACTCACATGAAGGAGAAGCTTTACTGA
- the ZSCAN2 gene encoding zinc finger and SCAN domain-containing protein 2 isoform X3, translating to MFSEMPDGEGIQQSDWESDSERDCGSRGPRGPRGSASGEDSAEVPSQGREVGQLIGLQGTYLGEKPYECPQCGKTFSRKSHLITHERTHTGEKYYKCDECGKSFSDGSNFSRHQTTHTGEKPYKCRDCGKSFSRSANLITHQRIHTGEKPFQCAECGKSFSRSPNLIAHQRTHTGEKPYSCPECGKSFGNRSSLNTHQGIHTGEKPYECKECGESFSYNSNLIRHQRIHTGEKPYKCPDCGQRFSQSSALITHRRTHTGEKPYQCGECGKSFSRSSNLATHRRTHMVEKPYKCGECGKSFSQSSSLIAHQGMHTGEKPYECLTCGESFSWSSNLIKHQRIHTGEKPYKCSDCGKGFSQRSQLVVHQRTHTGEKPYKCLMCGKSFSRGSILVMHQRAHLGDKPYRCPECGKGFSWNSVLIIHQRIHTGEKPYKCPECGKGFSNSSNFITHQRTHMKEKLY from the coding sequence ATGTTCTCAGAAATGCCCGACGGGGAAGGCATTCAGCAGTCCGATTGGGAAAGTGACTCTGAGAGAGACTGCGGCTCCCGGGGGCCCCGGGGGCCCCGGGGAAGCGCCTCTGGTGAGGACTCTGCGGAGGTGCCGTCCCAGGGCAGGGAAGTGGGGCAGCTCATAGGCCTTCAGGGCACCTACCTGGGTGAGAAGCCCTATGAATGTCCCCAGTGTGGGAAGACCTTCAGCCGGAAATCCCACCTGATCACGCACGAGCGGACCCACACGGGAGAGAAGTACTACAAATGCGACGAATGCGGGAAAAGCTTCAGCGACGGTTCAAACTTCAGCAGACACCAAACTACGCACACCGGGGAGAAACCGTATAAATGCAGGGACTGTGGGAAAAGCTTCAGCCGGAGCGCCAACCTCATCACCCACCAGAGGATCCACACGGGGGAGAAACCCTTTCAGTGCGCCGAGTGTGGCAAGAGCTTCAGCAGGAGCCCCAACCTCATCGCCCACCAGCGGACGCACACGGGAGAGAAACCCTACTCCTGCCCCGAGTGCGGGAAGAGCTTCGGCAACCGGTCCAGCCTGAACACGCATCAGGGAATCCACACGGGAGAAAAGCCCTACGAATGTAAAGAATGCGGCGAGAGCTTTAGTTACAACTCCAACCTCATCAGACACCAGAGGATCCACACGGGAGAGAAGCCGTACAAGTGTCCGGACTGCGGGCAGCGGTTCAGTCAGAGCTCGGCCCTCATCACCCACCGCAGGACTCACACGGGGGAGAAGCCCTACCAGTGCGGCGAGTGCGGGAAGAGCTTCAGCCGCAGCTCCAACCTGGCCACGCACCGGCGGACCCACATGGTGGAGAAGCCCTACAAGTGCGGGGAGTGCGGGAAGAGCTTCAGCCAGAGCTCCAGCCTGATCGCCCACCAGGGGATGCACACCGGCGAGAAGCCCTACGAGTGCCTGACGTGCGGGGAGAGCTTCAGCTGGAGCTCCAACCTCATCAAGCACCAGAGGATCCACACGGGTGAGAAGCCCTACAAGTGCAGCGACTGTGGGAAGGGCTTCAGCCAGCGCTCGCAGCTGGTGGTGCACCAGAGGACCCACACGGGCGAGAAGCCCTACAAATGCCTCATGTGCGGCAAGAGCTTCAGCCGCGGCTCCATCCTGGTCATGCACCAGCGAGCCCACTTGGGAGACAAGCCGTACAGATGTCCCGAATGCGGGAAAGGCTTCAGCTGGAATTCAGTCCTCATCATACACCAGCGAATCCACACGGGGGAGAAGCCCTACAAATGCCCCGAGTGTGGCAAAGGCTTCAGCAATAGCTCCAATTTTATCACCCATCAGAGAACTCACATGAAGGAGAAGCTTTACTGA